One window from the genome of Lutra lutra chromosome X, mLutLut1.2, whole genome shotgun sequence encodes:
- the ARR3 gene encoding arrestin-C isoform X2: protein MFVTLTCAFRYGHDDLDVVGLTFRKDLYVQVQQVFPPEPTSPQGPLTVLQERLLQKLGDNAYPFTLQMAVNLPCSVTLQPGPEDAGKACGIDFEVKSFCAENLEEKISKRDSVRLVVRKIQFAPLEPGPGPCAQTTHRFLLSAQPLQLQASMDREVHYHGKPISVNISINNCTNKVIKKIKISVDQITDVVLYSLDKYTKTVFIQEFTETIAANSSFSKSFEVTPLLAPNCQKQGLALDGKLKHGDTNLASSTILQPGMDKELLGILVSYKVRVNLMVSSGGILGDLIASDVGVELPLILMHPKPSHEAASSEDIVIEEFTRQENRGGESQEAVAVEGDEGS from the exons TGTTTGTCACGTTGACATGTGCCTTCCGCTATGGCCACGATGACTTGGATGTGGTTGGTCTGACGTTCCGCAAAGATTTGTATGTGCAGGTGCAGCAGGTGTTCCCACCTGAGCCCACCAGCCCCCAAGGGCCCCTCACAGTCCTACAGGAGCGACTCCTGCAAAAGCTGGGGGACAATGCCTACCCCTTTACCCTGCAG ATGGCTGTTAACCTTCCCTGTTCAGTGACGCTGCAGCCAGGGCCTGAAGATGCTGGAAAG GCCTGTGGGATTGACTTTGAAGTGAAGAGTTTCTGTGCTGAAAACCTGGAGGAGAAAATCTCCAAGAG AGACTCTGTGCGGCTGGTGGTTCGGAAAATACAGTTTGCACCCCTGGAACCAGGCCCTGGACCCTGTGCCCAGACAACCCACCGCTTCCTTCTGTCGGCTCAGCCCCTACAGCTGCAGGCCTCAATGGACAGGGAG gTTCACTACCACGGCAAACCCATCTCTGTCAACATTTCTATCAACAACTGCACCAACAAGGTCatcaaaaaaatcaagatttcag TTGACCAGATCACAGACGTTGTCCTGTATTCCTTAGACAAGTACACCAAGACCGTGTTCATCCAGGAGTTCAC gGAGACTATAGCTGCTAACTCCAGTTTCTCTAAGAGCTTCGAAGTAACTCCGCTCCTGGCTCCCAACTGCCAGAAACAGGGCCTGGCGCTGGACGGCAAACTCAAGCACGGCGATACCAATCTAGCCTCCAGCACAAT TCTTCAACCTGGAATGGACAAGGAGCTCCTGGGGATCCTGGTGTCCTACAAAGTGAGAGTCAACCTGATGGTGTCCAGTGGAGG CATCCTCGGTGACCTGATAGCCAG CGACGTCGGTGTGGAGCTGCCCTTGATCTTGATGCATCCAAAGCCATCACATG AGGCTGCTAG CTCTGAGGACATAGTCATCGAGGAGTTCACTCGGCAGGAGAACCGCGGGGGGGAGAGCCAGGAGGCTGTGGCGGTGGAGGGGGATGAGGGAAGCTGA